The proteins below come from a single Macaca fascicularis isolate 582-1 chromosome 9, T2T-MFA8v1.1 genomic window:
- the SUV39H2 gene encoding histone-lysine N-methyltransferase SUV39H2 isoform X1 — protein MAAVGAEARGAWCVPCLVSLDTLQELCRKEKLTCKSIGITKRNLNNYEVEYLCDYKVVKDMEYYLVKWKGWPDSTNTWEPLQNLKCPLLLQQFSNDKHNYLSQVKKGKAITPKNNNKTLKPAIAEYIVKKAKQRIALQRWQDELNRRKNHKGMIFVENTVDLEGPPSDFYYINEYKPAPGISLVNEATFGCSCTDCFFQKCCPAEAGVLLAYNKNQQIKIPPGTPIYECNSRCQCGPDCPNRIVQKGTQYSLCIFRTSNGRGWGVKTLVKIKRMSFVMEYVGEVITSEEAERRGQFYDNKGITYLFDLDYESDEFTVDAARYGNVSHFVNHSCDPNLQVFNVFIDNLDTRLPRIALFSTRTINAGEELTFDYQMKGSGDISSDSIDHSPAKKRVRTVCKCGAVTCRGYLN, from the exons ATGGCGGCGGTCGGGGCCGAGGCGCGAGGAG CTTGGTGTGTGCCTTGCCTAGTTTCACTTGATACTCTTCAGGAAttatgtagaaaagaaaagctcacATGTAAATCGATTGGAATCACCAAAAGGAATCTAAACAATTATGAGGTGGAATACTTGTGTGACTACAAGGTAGTAAAG gaTATGGAATATTATCTTGTAAAATGGAAAGGATGGCCAGATTCTACAAATACTTGGGAACCTTTGCAAAATCTGAAGTGCCCGTTACTGCTTCAGCAATTCTCTAATGACAAGCATAACTATTTATCTCAGGTAAAGAAAGGCAAAGCAATAACTccgaaaaacaataacaaaactttGAAACCTGCCATCGCTGAGTACATTGTGAAGAAGGCTAAACAAAGGATAGCTCTGCAGAGATGGCAAGATGAACTCAACAGAAGGAAGAATCATAAAGGAAtgatatttgttgaaaatactgttGATTTAGAGGGCCCACCTTCAGACTTCTATTACATTAACGAATACAAACCAGCTCCTGGAATCAGCTTAGTCAATGAAGCTACCTTTGGTTGTTCGTGCACAGATTGCTTCTTTCAAAAATGTTGTCCTGCTGAAGCTGGAGTTCTTTTGGCTTATAATAAAAACCAACAAATTAAAATCCCACCTGGTACTCCCATCTATGAATGCAACTCAAGGTGTCAATGTGGACCTGATTGTCCCAATAGGATTGTACAAAAAGGCACACAGTATTCGCTTTGCATTTTTCGAACTAGCAATGGACGTGGCTGGGGTGTGAAGACccttgtgaagattaaaagaatGAGTTTTGTCATGGAATATGTTGGAGAG GTAATCACAAGTGAAGAAGCTGAAAGACGGGGACAGTTCTATGACAACAAGGGAATCACGTATCTCTTTGATCTGGACTATGAATCTGATGAATTCACAGTGGATGCGGCTCGATACGGCAATGTGTCTCATTTTGTGAATCACAGC TGTGACCCAAATCTTCAGGTGTTCAATGTTTTCATTGATAACCTCGATACTCGTCTTCCCCGAATAGCATTGTTTTCCACGAGAACGATAAATGCTGGAGAAGAGCTGACTTTTGATTATCAAATGAAAG GTTCTGGAGATATATCTTCAGATTCTATTGACCACAGCCCAGCCAAAAAGAGGGTCAGAACAGTATGTAAATGTGGAGCTGTGACTTGCAGAGGTTACCTCAACTGA
- the SUV39H2 gene encoding histone-lysine N-methyltransferase SUV39H2 isoform X2 gives MAWCVPCLVSLDTLQELCRKEKLTCKSIGITKRNLNNYEVEYLCDYKVVKDMEYYLVKWKGWPDSTNTWEPLQNLKCPLLLQQFSNDKHNYLSQVKKGKAITPKNNNKTLKPAIAEYIVKKAKQRIALQRWQDELNRRKNHKGMIFVENTVDLEGPPSDFYYINEYKPAPGISLVNEATFGCSCTDCFFQKCCPAEAGVLLAYNKNQQIKIPPGTPIYECNSRCQCGPDCPNRIVQKGTQYSLCIFRTSNGRGWGVKTLVKIKRMSFVMEYVGEVITSEEAERRGQFYDNKGITYLFDLDYESDEFTVDAARYGNVSHFVNHSCDPNLQVFNVFIDNLDTRLPRIALFSTRTINAGEELTFDYQMKGSGDISSDSIDHSPAKKRVRTVCKCGAVTCRGYLN, from the exons ATGG CTTGGTGTGTGCCTTGCCTAGTTTCACTTGATACTCTTCAGGAAttatgtagaaaagaaaagctcacATGTAAATCGATTGGAATCACCAAAAGGAATCTAAACAATTATGAGGTGGAATACTTGTGTGACTACAAGGTAGTAAAG gaTATGGAATATTATCTTGTAAAATGGAAAGGATGGCCAGATTCTACAAATACTTGGGAACCTTTGCAAAATCTGAAGTGCCCGTTACTGCTTCAGCAATTCTCTAATGACAAGCATAACTATTTATCTCAGGTAAAGAAAGGCAAAGCAATAACTccgaaaaacaataacaaaactttGAAACCTGCCATCGCTGAGTACATTGTGAAGAAGGCTAAACAAAGGATAGCTCTGCAGAGATGGCAAGATGAACTCAACAGAAGGAAGAATCATAAAGGAAtgatatttgttgaaaatactgttGATTTAGAGGGCCCACCTTCAGACTTCTATTACATTAACGAATACAAACCAGCTCCTGGAATCAGCTTAGTCAATGAAGCTACCTTTGGTTGTTCGTGCACAGATTGCTTCTTTCAAAAATGTTGTCCTGCTGAAGCTGGAGTTCTTTTGGCTTATAATAAAAACCAACAAATTAAAATCCCACCTGGTACTCCCATCTATGAATGCAACTCAAGGTGTCAATGTGGACCTGATTGTCCCAATAGGATTGTACAAAAAGGCACACAGTATTCGCTTTGCATTTTTCGAACTAGCAATGGACGTGGCTGGGGTGTGAAGACccttgtgaagattaaaagaatGAGTTTTGTCATGGAATATGTTGGAGAG GTAATCACAAGTGAAGAAGCTGAAAGACGGGGACAGTTCTATGACAACAAGGGAATCACGTATCTCTTTGATCTGGACTATGAATCTGATGAATTCACAGTGGATGCGGCTCGATACGGCAATGTGTCTCATTTTGTGAATCACAGC TGTGACCCAAATCTTCAGGTGTTCAATGTTTTCATTGATAACCTCGATACTCGTCTTCCCCGAATAGCATTGTTTTCCACGAGAACGATAAATGCTGGAGAAGAGCTGACTTTTGATTATCAAATGAAAG GTTCTGGAGATATATCTTCAGATTCTATTGACCACAGCCCAGCCAAAAAGAGGGTCAGAACAGTATGTAAATGTGGAGCTGTGACTTGCAGAGGTTACCTCAACTGA
- the SUV39H2 gene encoding histone-lysine N-methyltransferase SUV39H2 isoform X3: MVSENFKNHWPTVKFKCLSKDMEYYLVKWKGWPDSTNTWEPLQNLKCPLLLQQFSNDKHNYLSQVKKGKAITPKNNNKTLKPAIAEYIVKKAKQRIALQRWQDELNRRKNHKGMIFVENTVDLEGPPSDFYYINEYKPAPGISLVNEATFGCSCTDCFFQKCCPAEAGVLLAYNKNQQIKIPPGTPIYECNSRCQCGPDCPNRIVQKGTQYSLCIFRTSNGRGWGVKTLVKIKRMSFVMEYVGEVITSEEAERRGQFYDNKGITYLFDLDYESDEFTVDAARYGNVSHFVNHSCDPNLQVFNVFIDNLDTRLPRIALFSTRTINAGEELTFDYQMKGSGDISSDSIDHSPAKKRVRTVCKCGAVTCRGYLN, encoded by the exons ATGGTTTCTGAGAACTTTAAGAACCACTGGCCTACAGTAAAGTTCAAGTGTCTCAGCAAA gaTATGGAATATTATCTTGTAAAATGGAAAGGATGGCCAGATTCTACAAATACTTGGGAACCTTTGCAAAATCTGAAGTGCCCGTTACTGCTTCAGCAATTCTCTAATGACAAGCATAACTATTTATCTCAGGTAAAGAAAGGCAAAGCAATAACTccgaaaaacaataacaaaactttGAAACCTGCCATCGCTGAGTACATTGTGAAGAAGGCTAAACAAAGGATAGCTCTGCAGAGATGGCAAGATGAACTCAACAGAAGGAAGAATCATAAAGGAAtgatatttgttgaaaatactgttGATTTAGAGGGCCCACCTTCAGACTTCTATTACATTAACGAATACAAACCAGCTCCTGGAATCAGCTTAGTCAATGAAGCTACCTTTGGTTGTTCGTGCACAGATTGCTTCTTTCAAAAATGTTGTCCTGCTGAAGCTGGAGTTCTTTTGGCTTATAATAAAAACCAACAAATTAAAATCCCACCTGGTACTCCCATCTATGAATGCAACTCAAGGTGTCAATGTGGACCTGATTGTCCCAATAGGATTGTACAAAAAGGCACACAGTATTCGCTTTGCATTTTTCGAACTAGCAATGGACGTGGCTGGGGTGTGAAGACccttgtgaagattaaaagaatGAGTTTTGTCATGGAATATGTTGGAGAG GTAATCACAAGTGAAGAAGCTGAAAGACGGGGACAGTTCTATGACAACAAGGGAATCACGTATCTCTTTGATCTGGACTATGAATCTGATGAATTCACAGTGGATGCGGCTCGATACGGCAATGTGTCTCATTTTGTGAATCACAGC TGTGACCCAAATCTTCAGGTGTTCAATGTTTTCATTGATAACCTCGATACTCGTCTTCCCCGAATAGCATTGTTTTCCACGAGAACGATAAATGCTGGAGAAGAGCTGACTTTTGATTATCAAATGAAAG GTTCTGGAGATATATCTTCAGATTCTATTGACCACAGCCCAGCCAAAAAGAGGGTCAGAACAGTATGTAAATGTGGAGCTGTGACTTGCAGAGGTTACCTCAACTGA
- the SUV39H2 gene encoding histone-lysine N-methyltransferase SUV39H2 isoform X4, with protein sequence MEYYLVKWKGWPDSTNTWEPLQNLKCPLLLQQFSNDKHNYLSQVKKGKAITPKNNNKTLKPAIAEYIVKKAKQRIALQRWQDELNRRKNHKGMIFVENTVDLEGPPSDFYYINEYKPAPGISLVNEATFGCSCTDCFFQKCCPAEAGVLLAYNKNQQIKIPPGTPIYECNSRCQCGPDCPNRIVQKGTQYSLCIFRTSNGRGWGVKTLVKIKRMSFVMEYVGEVITSEEAERRGQFYDNKGITYLFDLDYESDEFTVDAARYGNVSHFVNHSCDPNLQVFNVFIDNLDTRLPRIALFSTRTINAGEELTFDYQMKGSGDISSDSIDHSPAKKRVRTVCKCGAVTCRGYLN encoded by the exons ATGGAATATTATCTTGTAAAATGGAAAGGATGGCCAGATTCTACAAATACTTGGGAACCTTTGCAAAATCTGAAGTGCCCGTTACTGCTTCAGCAATTCTCTAATGACAAGCATAACTATTTATCTCAGGTAAAGAAAGGCAAAGCAATAACTccgaaaaacaataacaaaactttGAAACCTGCCATCGCTGAGTACATTGTGAAGAAGGCTAAACAAAGGATAGCTCTGCAGAGATGGCAAGATGAACTCAACAGAAGGAAGAATCATAAAGGAAtgatatttgttgaaaatactgttGATTTAGAGGGCCCACCTTCAGACTTCTATTACATTAACGAATACAAACCAGCTCCTGGAATCAGCTTAGTCAATGAAGCTACCTTTGGTTGTTCGTGCACAGATTGCTTCTTTCAAAAATGTTGTCCTGCTGAAGCTGGAGTTCTTTTGGCTTATAATAAAAACCAACAAATTAAAATCCCACCTGGTACTCCCATCTATGAATGCAACTCAAGGTGTCAATGTGGACCTGATTGTCCCAATAGGATTGTACAAAAAGGCACACAGTATTCGCTTTGCATTTTTCGAACTAGCAATGGACGTGGCTGGGGTGTGAAGACccttgtgaagattaaaagaatGAGTTTTGTCATGGAATATGTTGGAGAG GTAATCACAAGTGAAGAAGCTGAAAGACGGGGACAGTTCTATGACAACAAGGGAATCACGTATCTCTTTGATCTGGACTATGAATCTGATGAATTCACAGTGGATGCGGCTCGATACGGCAATGTGTCTCATTTTGTGAATCACAGC TGTGACCCAAATCTTCAGGTGTTCAATGTTTTCATTGATAACCTCGATACTCGTCTTCCCCGAATAGCATTGTTTTCCACGAGAACGATAAATGCTGGAGAAGAGCTGACTTTTGATTATCAAATGAAAG GTTCTGGAGATATATCTTCAGATTCTATTGACCACAGCCCAGCCAAAAAGAGGGTCAGAACAGTATGTAAATGTGGAGCTGTGACTTGCAGAGGTTACCTCAACTGA